Genomic DNA from Patescibacteria group bacterium:
GTACTGTAAGCCCTAAACTTCTCTTGATTGCTCCTTTTTTGGCTATGGCCGATGAGATTATCACGGGCTTGGACATTGGAACCTCCTCCATTCGTATTGCTATTTGCAAGGTTTCGCCAGGGGAAGATGGTAAACCGGCCCTCCATGTGATTGGGGCGGTTTCTTCACCGTCTGCAGGTATGCATCGCGGAGCAGTCTCCAGTATGGAGGATGCAGTTTCGGCGGTGTCTAAAGCCCTTGAGAAATCTGAACGCATGACAGGAATCGGCGTGAACACCGTTTGGGCGAGCATTGCCGGGCAGAGCATTTTGGTTCAGGAGAGCCGTGGCGCCGTGGCGGTTGCACGTCCCGAGGGCGAGATTTCTGAGGGGGATGTGGAGCGATCTATGGAAGCAGCTCGTACAGTAGCTGTTCCTTCGAATTATGAAATTCTCCATGTTATTCCGAAGGGCTTTGCCGTTGATGGGCAGCGTGGGATCAAGGACCCAGTAGGGATGTCCGGCATTCGGCTAGAGGTCGATGCAGTGATCATCGAGGCGCTCAATTCGCACATGAAGAATCTGACTAAGTGTGTTTATCGCACGGGTCTTGATATTGAAGATTTGGTCTACGCTCCACTTGCGACCGCGGAAGCCGTGCTTACGCAGCGGCAAAAGGAGCTTGGCGTGTGCCTGGTGACGGTGGGTTCAGCCACGACGTCTCTGGCTGTGTTTGAGGAGGGCGATCTGTTGCATACCGCTGTGCTTCCGCTCGGCGGTGACCACGTGACGAATGATATTGCTATCGGCTTGCGTACCTCCATTGATATTGCTGAGCAGGTTAAGATAGCTTATGGCCACGCCGTGCCAGACGCTGTAGATAAAAAAGACCAGTTTATTCTGCGTGACTTTGGAGCTGAGGCTGATGATGAAGTGAAGCGCCGATTTGTCGCAGAAATCATGGAAGCTAGAATGGAGGAGATCTTTGAGGCGATTGATAATGAACTTAGAAAGATTGATCGTTCGGGAATGCTTCCTGTCGGTGTTGTCTTTACCGGGGGAGCTATGAAGACTCCAGGTGCAATTGAAGTAGCGAAACGCGTACTCCGGCTGCCGTGCGCTGTAGGCGCTCCGGTCGGCGTTACGAGTGTTATCGACGAGGTTCAGGATCCTGCCTTTGCCACGGCTATCGGTCTGGCTGCTTGGGGTTTTGGTATCAGGCAGGTTTCGGGCAGTAAGTTTAACTTTGGAAAAATGATCCCGCTCAAGTCAATGGACAAAGTGGCCGACCAATTGCGAAAGTGGATGAAATCCTTGATTCCTTAGATGGTGTACTATACGGTAGGGTACGAAACGTACTCATAGAAACAGAGGACTGAACACACTTGGTGTTCAACATCTACTGCCGTATGGCTGAGTTCAAGCCGGAAATAGAAACCTGTGCAAAAATTAAAGTGGTGGGGGTAGGCGGCGGAGGAGGCTCCGCCATTAACCGCATGATCACGGAGAAAATCCGTGGTATTGAGTTTTTGGCAGTAAATACTGACGCCCAGGCGCTTCACGGCAGTTTAGCAAGCACGAAAATTCCGATCGGTAAGACGGTCACGAGGGGTCTCGGTGCTGGCATGAACCCGGAGATGGGTCGCCGAGCGGTAGAGGAGAACGCAAATGATATTCGGAACGCCATCACCGGTGCGGACATGGTTTTCTTGACTGCCGGCCTTGGCGGAGGAACTGGCTCGGGGGCTGTCTCTGAGATCGCCAAAATCGCTAAGGAGATCGGGGCGTTGACCGTGGCGGTTGTGACTAAGCCTTTTTCTTTTGAGGGGGCTCAACGTCGAAGAATCGCTGAAGACGCACACCATGAGCTGGCTCAGCATGTAGACACTATTATCACCATTCCGAACGACCGAGTTTTACAAATTATCGATAAGAAAACATCTTGGGCTGAATCTTTTAGAATTATTGATGACGTTTTGCGGCAGGGCGTGCAGGGCATTGCGGAGATGATCACCGTTCCTGGGCAGATCAATGTGGACTTTGCTGACGTAAAAGCCATCATGCAGAACGCGGGCAGCGCCCTCATGGGTATCGGCAAGGCGTCTGGCGAGTCCAGAGCTGTTGACGCTGCTAAGCAGGCTATCGCGAGTCCGCTCCTCGAAATCTCGATTGATGGTGCGAAGGGCATTCTCTTCACTGTCGCAGGCTCATCGGACGTGACTATGTTCGAGGTCCAAGAAGCTGCGAAGATTATTACTGGTTCAGCTGACGACGACGCTAAGGTAATCTTCGGCATCATCCAGGATGACACCCTCGGCGACGAGGTTCGCATTACTGTTGTGGCCACCGGATTCGATAGTCGGGATCACCGCCGAGCTCCGTCGCTTGGCGGGGAGATTGGTATTGCGCCGAAGTCCGGCTGGCGCCCGCAGGCAGAACTAGAGCCGGTTAGACGCTATACACCTCCGCCACCGCCATTTAACCCGCCACCTGAACCAGTCCAGAAGCAAGAAGCACCTGCTTCCCCTTTTGGTCGCCGGCCGGTTTCACAGTTTACCCCATCGGAGCCGTCTCCTGAGCCGTCAGTTTCCTCATTTAACCCATCTCCAGTTTCTCAGCAGAATAGAGTGACCCCGGCTCAATCTTCGCCTTCCGCCCAAAATTCCCAAAAAGAAGATGATGGAGAGTTTGGCATCCCGGCTTTTATTCGCAGAAAGATGATGTAGCCGTATGCGCTGTCCAGTCTGTAACTTTAAGTCCACCCGCGTCGTTGATTCCCGCTTGTTGTCGGATGGACAAGGAGTTCGTCGGCGCCGGGAGTGTGAGAAAGAGAAATGCGGTTTTCGGTTTTCTACAGTAGAAGAAATTGAATTGTTGGATGTAACCGTAGTGAAGAGGAACGGCAAGCGTGAAGCATACTCGCGCGAGAAGCTGATCAATGGGCTCAAGCAAGCCTTACAGAAGCGCCCTTACACGGATATTCAGCTGCAACATTTAGTGCATGCTATTGAGCGTGATATTCAGAAGATTCGCGGGGGGGAGCTGACGAGTACTGAGATCGGCGAGATCGTGATGAAGCGACTTAGGACTTTCGATAAGGTTGCTTATATTCGTTTTGCTTCAGTCTATAGATCATTTGAAGACGTGGGTGCTTTTGCCAAAGAATTGAAGAACATTTCTTGAGGTATACTTTGAGGGCTCTATGGAGGATGCCCGAACACGTATTGTATGCACAGTTGGGCCAGCGTCAAACACCCGCGTCATGCTGGCTCGCATGATGAGGGAAGGGATGGACGTGGCGCGTTTGAATTTCTCCCACGGAACATATCCTCAGCACGCAGCACTTTTACGTGAGGTGCGTGGAGCGGCCAAGAAGACGGGGAAAACCATTGCTATTCTCCAGGATCTCCAGGGGCCAAAGATTCGCGTTGGGGACTTGGGCGAAGGGATTCAGCTTCATGCGGGGGAAACGGTGACGTTTTCGGCGGCCAAGAATGTCAAAGCGGGGAAGGGAATTATTCCGTTGTCGTATGATCGACTCGGTAAGGACGTGAAGGTGGGGGATCGAATCTTGCTCGACGATGGCTATTTGGAAGTCGAGGTTATTAAATCCGGCGGGATGACGGCGACAGCCGTAGTAAAAGTAGCGGGACTTTTGAAATCTCATAAGGGGGCGAATTTTCCCGATTCAACGTTATACGTCAGCTCGTTTACTGAGAAAGATAAGGCAGACCTTTTATTCGGTGTTGAACATGGAGTTGATTATATTTGTTTGTCGTTTGTGACTGGTCCTGAGGTACTGCACAAAGTGAGAGCCCTTATTTTGAAGACTGCGAGATCGTTCGGCGTTCGTCCGCCACTGTTGATGGCTAAAGTTGAGCGCAAGGCTGCTTTAGCTAGAATCGACGAAATCATTGACGCGTCTGATGCGATTATGCTCGGTCGAGGCGACCTTGGAGTCGAGATCCCACCGGAAGAAGTGCCAGAAGTGCAGAAGGACATAGTCGAGCGTTGCCGGTTGTCTGGGAAGCCGATTATTGTCGCTACACAGATGCTCGAGAGTATGCGAGAGGCGCCGAGAGCCACGCGGGCCGAGGTTTCCGATGTTGCGAATGCTGTTTTCGATCATGCCGACGCCGTCATGCTGTCCGCCGAATCTGCTGCGGGTAAATATCCGGCCGTCACCGTTAAAGTAATGGCTTCGGTTATTAGAGAAGCGGAGGCATCTCGGTTTGACTCGGTTCACGAAGATGATGCTGACGTGAATTGTTTGCCTTCAGCCATCGCTCATACGTTGTCCATGATGGCGCGGCTGGAGATTATTCGCGCAATCGTTGTCGCATCCTCGCTTGGCCAGGCTGCGGGGGCGCTTTCCATGTTCAGACCAAGAGCACCGCTTATCATTGTTGTTCCTGACGAGGCTGCGGCTAGGCAGGCAATCCTCCGAGCCGGCGCAGTTCCACTGGTGCTAGACGACCACGGTGGCACGTTTGTCCCGCGCCTGCACGCCATCCTTCACGCTCGACTCAATCTTCCAAAAGGGAAGTGCGTGGCGTATTTAACGAAGACTGGATACGGCGGGATATCACTGACCCTCATTCCTGTTTAGTATGAAGACCGTCTGGCTCATTCCTGGATTTGCGGTGCTCCTCTTGGGCGCCGGTTGCGCGTTGTCAAAATCGCAAACGAACCAGGTACCCTCAGAGACAACCCCCATCGCTGAAAAGAAAATGGATGCTCCGGTGTCCGGTGTCCGAGCTCCGGATCCCGGATCCAGGGAATCGGAAGAAGCTTCTTCCGAGCCTTCTTCCCCTCACATCGTCACCGTTGACGGCGGAGAGTTCTTTTTTGATCCTTCGAGCATTACTGCAAAAACCGGAGAGACGTTGATGATCAATTTCGGGACAGTCACTGGTCACCATATTTTCACCATTGACGAACTCAATATCGCTCAGGCTATGACTCCAGGAGGGTCTGTGACGTTTACGGTTCCCTCCACGCCCGGTCGATACACCTACTATTGCTCAGTCGGACCACATCGCACGCTAGGGATGACGGGAACGTTGATTGTTGAGTAACCCGATCTCCGCGAGTTCCGGGACACCTGTAAGCGCTAATGTTGGCGAGTCTTGCCAATAATTGGCGGTATGTTAAACTACTGCCGTTCGAAAAACAGGTTGGGACGGTAGCTCAATTGGTTAGAGCGCTGCCCTGTCACGGCAGAGGTTGCGGGTTCGATCCCCGTCCGTCCCGCCAGAAAGTCGCTTCCTTTACGGAGGCGATTTTCATTTTCTTCAAAAGCAGATGAATATCCTGTTGAGAAAATGTTAGGAGGTAATCCGACTCCATTTTCGAGACAGGAGATTCATCTGCTTAAAAAAAGAAGTCGGAGATCCGCGTGGGGATCTCCGACCGTTACGTTCTGGTCACTTGCGGGTGCAGGCCGTTTGGCCTTGAGTAGTGGGGCAGTACACGGTGGCGCCGAGGATGTTGATTTCCACGAGCTCGCCGCTTTTCTGCTTGCGCATCTCGTCCACGATCGCTTCGGGGGCGAGTTTGGCGCCATGCAGCGTGATCAGACCTTTGCCTGTGGCGCTGGCCGCTACTCCCTGGCCGCAGATGGTGATTTCCTCCTGCCCGTTGGTGGTGACATCCACGTTTTTGAGCGTGGCTACCACACAGTTCTGACCGTCGCCGAGCGCATAGCTTGAGATCACCGTGAAGGTGGGTTTAGCTGCGGTCGTTTCAGGCGGCAGTGTCGGGAGGCTGATCTTCGGCGGTTCGGCCGGGGCCACGGGTGCGGTAGGCACTTGCTCCACGTTGGTCGGCTGAGCTGTGGTGGCTTGAACCTCCGTGGCCGGTTTCTCGGTTAGGCTGATGCCGTAACCAATCAACCCGAGCGCTCCGATGACGGCTATCACCCCCAGGCTGATGCCGAGGATTGCGCCGAGGTTACTTACTT
This window encodes:
- the pyk gene encoding pyruvate kinase; amino-acid sequence: MEDARTRIVCTVGPASNTRVMLARMMREGMDVARLNFSHGTYPQHAALLREVRGAAKKTGKTIAILQDLQGPKIRVGDLGEGIQLHAGETVTFSAAKNVKAGKGIIPLSYDRLGKDVKVGDRILLDDGYLEVEVIKSGGMTATAVVKVAGLLKSHKGANFPDSTLYVSSFTEKDKADLLFGVEHGVDYICLSFVTGPEVLHKVRALILKTARSFGVRPPLLMAKVERKAALARIDEIIDASDAIMLGRGDLGVEIPPEEVPEVQKDIVERCRLSGKPIIVATQMLESMREAPRATRAEVSDVANAVFDHADAVMLSAESAAGKYPAVTVKVMASVIREAEASRFDSVHEDDADVNCLPSAIAHTLSMMARLEIIRAIVVASSLGQAAGALSMFRPRAPLIIVVPDEAAARQAILRAGAVPLVLDDHGGTFVPRLHAILHARLNLPKGKCVAYLTKTGYGGISLTLIPV
- the ftsA gene encoding cell division protein FtsA, which codes for MADEIITGLDIGTSSIRIAICKVSPGEDGKPALHVIGAVSSPSAGMHRGAVSSMEDAVSAVSKALEKSERMTGIGVNTVWASIAGQSILVQESRGAVAVARPEGEISEGDVERSMEAARTVAVPSNYEILHVIPKGFAVDGQRGIKDPVGMSGIRLEVDAVIIEALNSHMKNLTKCVYRTGLDIEDLVYAPLATAEAVLTQRQKELGVCLVTVGSATTSLAVFEEGDLLHTAVLPLGGDHVTNDIAIGLRTSIDIAEQVKIAYGHAVPDAVDKKDQFILRDFGAEADDEVKRRFVAEIMEARMEEIFEAIDNELRKIDRSGMLPVGVVFTGGAMKTPGAIEVAKRVLRLPCAVGAPVGVTSVIDEVQDPAFATAIGLAAWGFGIRQVSGSKFNFGKMIPLKSMDKVADQLRKWMKSLIP
- the nrdR gene encoding transcriptional regulator NrdR — protein: MRCPVCNFKSTRVVDSRLLSDGQGVRRRRECEKEKCGFRFSTVEEIELLDVTVVKRNGKREAYSREKLINGLKQALQKRPYTDIQLQHLVHAIERDIQKIRGGELTSTEIGEIVMKRLRTFDKVAYIRFASVYRSFEDVGAFAKELKNIS
- the ftsZ gene encoding cell division protein FtsZ; this translates as MAEFKPEIETCAKIKVVGVGGGGGSAINRMITEKIRGIEFLAVNTDAQALHGSLASTKIPIGKTVTRGLGAGMNPEMGRRAVEENANDIRNAITGADMVFLTAGLGGGTGSGAVSEIAKIAKEIGALTVAVVTKPFSFEGAQRRRIAEDAHHELAQHVDTIITIPNDRVLQIIDKKTSWAESFRIIDDVLRQGVQGIAEMITVPGQINVDFADVKAIMQNAGSALMGIGKASGESRAVDAAKQAIASPLLEISIDGAKGILFTVAGSSDVTMFEVQEAAKIITGSADDDAKVIFGIIQDDTLGDEVRITVVATGFDSRDHRRAPSLGGEIGIAPKSGWRPQAELEPVRRYTPPPPPFNPPPEPVQKQEAPASPFGRRPVSQFTPSEPSPEPSVSSFNPSPVSQQNRVTPAQSSPSAQNSQKEDDGEFGIPAFIRRKMM
- a CDS encoding plastocyanin/azurin family copper-binding protein, yielding MKTVWLIPGFAVLLLGAGCALSKSQTNQVPSETTPIAEKKMDAPVSGVRAPDPGSRESEEASSEPSSPHIVTVDGGEFFFDPSSITAKTGETLMINFGTVTGHHIFTIDELNIAQAMTPGGSVTFTVPSTPGRYTYYCSVGPHRTLGMTGTLIVE